Within Pecten maximus chromosome 15, xPecMax1.1, whole genome shotgun sequence, the genomic segment TCTAATGTTTgttatggcgggtgttgtcgatgaagcagaGACGCATGCCCTTCCGttacacctggtcttattcaatatccccccaccccccacccccaccccctcgTACTTATTTCGGTGATAACCATGTTAATCTATATATTCTGTTCGTAAACTCTCTATATCACCTACACCCCATATTGTCAACAGTCCTTACCAGCTGTCCTTGAAGTCTCTCATTCGTACTAACGTATCGTCATTTAGAGAGGGAAACTCTTGGATTTCGGGTTAGGGTAAAGATTAGGGTTAAGATTAGGGCTAGGGTTATCAAAAATGGATGGAAGTCCTTCTGCTGCCAAACGGATTAAACGGACATGGAAGAAAATGGAAAATGACAAATAACAAGAAaaatcgttaaaaaaaaaagataaacggcatattTTCAATGCTGGCGGTTATAATGTGAAACTGCTAGTGACATAAATTAACAAACCAAATACGTTTCAGCAAGGATAGcaaaatcatatcagtttgaatcaattttggtgataataagactgcatttgaatcaggaatgtaattttatttatgtgttatttgaaaagatacatccacttattcagcttgcattcaattttaactttgtttcgttttaactgcatatttgtattttgcaatttaccgctacattgaccaatcacatacttcatcttgatcagtaacgccacctgtcgcgtcatatccggggccaaatcaatattatacggctatgccgcAAAAATGGCAATTTTACACGTGATACTTACCTATTCTGTTGAGTCCGTGGCTATAGTGACCACGGTAGTCCGCAGTGACGAGGAGGTCAGACATAAACACGTGCGCTGTCCTCTGTAGCACCGCTGACCATCATACAGCTGATGACGTAACGATCCAACTCGGCTATACTCACGACGATTTCACCTGCCTCCGCCATGTTGTCGACAATATCCCTCGTGACGAAACAAGATGCTCTTTAACGGTACACTCTTAATGCGTAGTTCCCTGTCTCGAACTGTGACACTTCGTACCACTAttcagaaatatagatatacacatctATAGATCCGTCCAAGaagttacatacacatgtatctcTTAATTCTCAACACTTATCCATTCTCCATTACTTGCATTTTGccaaaaaaggaaataaatacatgtatatctaattaacactaTCAGAAATGATCGCCTATTTAGGTAGTATTGGTAAACctacgtatacatgtacgtagCTACAGTTGTATACAAGATAcaagaattttcattttttaaaagcgTATACGTTGTAACGGAAACACCAGATCTGTAGCGCTATTGTTACGACAAACAAAGCTATAAAACAAGATAAAGACAACATGATGTAAAACTACACATAACAAGGtttatacacaaacaataaaaaaatatatgacaaCATGTAGTAATTAAAACAGTTAGGCACGCACGGGACGATCTGAAAgctttaattaaaattaatactgaaaaaatataaaatttgcaCACAAACAAAGTTAGGAAACTATAAATGATTCGTATATACGTCATGGCAATATGGCACGAGCTGATAATCTAATTGTGTATAATTACTTCAGTGTCTGAGTGAAACTGATAACTCCAATCTGTCATAACCCGTATGAAATGAACGAGTAAATGTCACAGcatattcatcacagtacaataAAGGGACTTGTCGAAAGCACTGTATCATTTGAATTAGTTAAAGTGCATAAGTTATAGTTTTTGAAGAGATGCGACAGGTTGGTACACGGAAAATACTGACACAATGTACTCTCTTAACTGCTACTAATCAATTTTGCCTTAATAAATAGGTCACCTCGTCATTATCACTGCGGATTATAGctttgtatttattatttatttatttatttatttatttcagttctCGTCTCAGGAATGACATAAGTTAATGGTTCGGTACAATATCGGATGACTGGTTGTAACAAATGATAGATAGCGTATTTATAGTTCAGATCaaattttaaaacctttttcGTATTCTAGTACATGTACACGTAGTCCACGCATACGTGGCTGGATCAGTAAtgtcatacaatttgtattaACTTTGTTTACATATGCTGCATACCTATATATTGTCACGTGACCGATTTACGGCATAGGTATTTACATGGACATGgtcatttgttttaaatttactCCTGTGGAGgatttacatcaatataatgatatagagAAAATGATAATGTTCATTCTCGATAAAATAAATCACGAACGGTGGAGATATATAGCTATACGTAGTTAAAGTTATGATCATTTTCAGGAACAGGAATAAGTTCATCTACAATGGACTCAATAAATATTCTACAATTTGTGTTTAAAGTTCATTTCTAGTTAAGGTTGCCTTataattgtataaaatgtcCAGATTTTTCCTTATTTCATCTAATGTATTTTTGATAGTGTTTATATTCTTAGAAGTTATAAcagatgaatatatatattaataaaatacataaaataatcGGGCATAATTAAACAAAGCAAGAGataaatttgttaaatattgattattCATTGAAGTATCGTGCAATCCTGTCGGTATACGCGTGTACGAGCTAtcgtattttttatattttttttatcgagctgtttacatgtattcatatgcgaataaatacacatatatatacaaatgttgaTACATATCTAGATCGACGTCTGTTACCTTCTGTACGTGGTGTTTTCATTCCTGCCTGTATGGCATTTCCGTTCTACTTTATGCCCAGTGGACCGCATTTAATAGGTAACAAAAcgaaaatgaaaatagaaaacaGAAATAGACATGAAACAGGTGGATAAAATCCGAGGTTGTCAGGCGTGTATGAGAGAGATTCCGAAAGGATTACACGATAATGGGGTAAACCATGACCATGAATTTGACACTTAGATTGATAACGCCGTACATACGTACCTGCTTGACCTTCCCGAGACGTCCTGGATTGTTACAGTGTGGGATTACGTCAGTAAACAGTCCAAACAGAGAGATGTCGACGTCCCAAGGCGTGGTGGACCGGGAGGAGCTACACAGCTATGTCGTACGGCTGTATGGAGGCGGTGGGGACGAAGAAGGACCACGCTGAAGCGCTGGCCGAACTCCTGGTGTCGGCCGATTATCGGGGTCACTACAGTCACGGGTTAAATAGGCTGGGTACGATTTATAAACCGATCACCGTTATGttattataacattgatataaatactcgtttttttttctgtacgcgtcagatattttgtattacacatgtacaatgtattccaCCGTTCCGTGTGTGTACATATGCATATGTGTCAATTGTACCCCCACCATTCCGAGTCTATTTACATTGTTTGATCACGAACTTTGATAAGATTAGGCCTGAACTAGGTCTAACGGACATGGTCATAGTTCGTGGTTTGATCTCACATCCAAACGAAATTTGTAGACTCGCCCTGACTAGGTCACTTTATACATTTAGTTAGTCCGAGTTTTCTCTTGCCCTGTCACCATCATGCCTACAcgagacatggtgacagggccagagaaaactcagGCTAACCTTTAGTCAGTTTGGGCGCCTATAACGTTCCTGTTGGAATGTATAAATTATAACTATAAACTCTTTTAAATCTTAAAATTAATCATTTCATTCATATatggcatatacatgtatacacaaacGTTTCAACGTGCAATCTTCACTTCGCGAGCTACACTcctgtacatgtagataatcaAAAGCTTGTTGTAGACCGAAAATGCCATTTTTAACTGGGTCAAGCACGAAAATAgttttttatattgttatttaatatccatgtatactatatatagcatTCCGGATTTTAACCAGTTACAGGGCCAAACTGACACATATGTTAACGCAGTGCGTGTAATCTGTCTGTGATTTGCTCCAGTTTTAATACAAGTGAAAGTACACGGGGCTCATGTACGGTAGTAGAGACGTCAGTATCATATGGGGCGGGGACAGTAGCGACTTGTATACTGTCTGGAGAAAGTGTTTATTTTAAGTAAACCTGAAAAAAAACTATGGGTTAATTTGTGCCGTGTTTAGTTTAAcaaattgtatatgtttttCAGGTTCCTGTGGAATAAGAGACGGGATATGCATTAATTTATTTTGGTCACTTGTATTCATCAACATGCTTGTTTTCATGGTTATTATGACTACAGAGCTGACTGGTGTGATCCTGCGTGTGTTAGACGGATACTACAGATATCACATTCAGCTCTGTCCAAAATAAGTCCCTATTCCCAGTTGGATAATTTAGGTTTTTTCCCCGAAGAAGTCACATAAATTCACagattattcaaatatttatatattttcttgcAAAATGTACACGAAATGTAGCAATTAATGTTCCCTACCCTCCCATAACTTtccaataataataatgaaataaagcagaaaaaacaaatgaaaaagagaagcaaaaataaataaataaataaaaaatcccAACCAGAtagattttattatgtttgatGCATTTAAGAgttacaaataataaaaaagtatGACCGAAAATAATGAAGGTTTTGGAGAGACAGGAGAAAATATAAATGTAGCTTATATAGATGAACAgctttatatattacatgtatatacgtaaGTCTTATGTTTCTTAAATCTCAGATATGTATGTCAACGAGGTCAAAGCCGGTATGACGTCATCAGGTCAAGATGTTGAGCCGGTGATTGTTAAGGAAACTGTAGCAACTGCCTTAGTGGACGGTAACAATGTTTTGGGTAGGTTGTGAGGATCGCTGGTGATCAAATCAAGTGATAAGCTATACActgtactgactgtaggctaaatgtacattgtacagtaaatatacattgttcagtagatatacattgtttgataaatatacattgttcagtaaataaacattgttcattaaatatacattgttcagtaaatatacattgttcagtaaatatacattattcaGTAGATATACATTGTTCAATGAATATACATTGTTTAGTGAATAAACATTGTTCATTAAATATACTTTgtttaataaatatacattgttcagtaaatatacattgtttaaaagatatacatTGTTCAGTAAATAAACATTGTTCATTTAATATACATTGTTTGATAAATCTAAATTGTTCAGTAAATAAACACTGTtcattaaatatacattgtttaatAAATATACACATTGTGAATTTTGATTAGACGTGTCTGCTATACTATATACCTAATCTCCATCCCAGAAGTGGCCCTGTCCATATTTACTGTTTTATACCAACACAGATGTTTTTCGTCCTCAGGTCCTGTAGTAGGGAAATTCTGTATTGACCTGGCCTTGAAGAAAGCTAAGGAGACCGGGATAGGCTGGGTGTCGGCCAGGGGTAGGTTTGTTGTGGATCATAGTCAAGTGACGccatcaatacaaatataaatatttgccCAACCGttttaaaactaattaaaaacaataacgACATGAAGTGGTAttggagggggagggggggggggggggggggcagttttAATAATATTGTACATTATGGCATATTCGCCATTTAGGTCATTTCgtaatgtaatataaatattacataatcacGCCTTTGTAATTTTCCTTGCTCTTCAGGATCCAACCATTTCGGCATCGCTGGTTGGTATACTATACGAGCAATGGAGCAAGGTATGCTGGTAAGGATAACCACTTTGTCAATATTGGAATGTCAGTTTATTTTACACAAAGAAGTTTGGACTTTCAAACtgctaaaataaataaataaacaaataaacaaataagtAAATTTATCATGTCCAGTGTGAACCTGGATTTAACCAAGACACATTACAATATGAGAACTATTTGGAATTTAATATGTCTTGTAATCTGGTTGAGTGTTTTTGATTAATAAACTACAACAGAGCACGTTGTTTATTATTACCATCTTTACCTAATCCCTCACGACGATATAGTTATATCTTACACCTCGATATGTACCAACAGGGAATGTCCTTCACCAACACCTCACCACTAATGGTACCGACCAGAGCTAAGGAGGTAAGTCTTATTTATCTTCAACTTAAGATGTTTTCGAATGAGCGACGTTCCATTAAGATGTTTTCAAATGAAGTATATTGCACTCAAGCTGTTTCCGAATGAGTACAATAGCATTTAAGATGTTTTCAAATGAAGAATATTGCATTTAAGATGTTTTCGAATGATCGACGTTCCATTGAGatgttttcaaataaagaaTATTGCACTTAAGCTGTTTCCGAATGAGTACAATAGCATTTAAGATGTTTTCAAATGAAGAATATTGCACTTAAGATAATGcatttaagatattttcaaaCGAAGAATATTGCATTTAAGATGTTTTCGAATGAGCGACGTTCCATTGAGATGAGATGTTTTCAAAGGAGCAAAATTGCATTTAAGATGTTTTTAAATTAGTAATCTTGCACGTCAGATGTTTTTGAATGAGTAAATTGCATTTAAGATTTTGAATGAATAACGTTGCACTTCAAATGTTTTCGAAGAAATGACATTACACTTGAGATGTTTTCGAACGAGTGACGTTCCTTTAAGAAGTTTTTGAATGAGTAACGTTCCATTAAGATGTTTTCAAATGAAGAATATTGCACTTAAGATAATGCATTTTAGATGTTTTGGAATAAGTAACGTTGCACTTAAGATGTTTTCGAATGAGTAACGTTGCACTTCAGATGTTCACGAATGGGTGACGTTCAATTCAGATGTTTTGAAAGAGTGACGTTCTTAGGATGTTTCGAATGACGACGTTCTATTAAGACGATTTGAATGAGTGACGTTCCATTAAGATGTTTTCGAATGGCGACGTTCTATTAAGACATTTTGAATGAGTGACGTTCTTAAGACGTTTTGAATGAGTGACATTCCATTAAGATGTTTTGAATGAGTGACGTTCCATTAAGATGTTTTTGAATGGCGACATTCCATGAAGATGTTTTTGAATGAGTGACGTTCCATGAAGATGTTTTTGAATGAGTGACGTTCCATTAAGATAATTTGAATGAGTGACGTTCCATTAAGATGTTTTCGAATGAGTGACGTTCCATTAAGATGTTTTCGAATGAGTGACGTTCCATTAAGATGTTTTCGAATGAGTGACGTTCCATTAAGATAATTTGAATGAGTGACGTTCCATTAAGATGTTTTTGAATGAGTGACGTTCCATTAAGATGTTTTCGAATGAGTGACGTTCCATTAAGATGTTTTCGAATGAGTGACGTTCCATTAAGATAATTTGAATGAGTGACGTTCCATTAAGATAATTTGAATGAGTGACGTTCCATTAAGATGTTTTGAATGAGTGACTTTCCATTAAGATGTTTTCGAATGAGTGACATTAGATGTCTATTAATCACGTCAGGTACCAATTCTTTTACCACATGTATACACGATTTGATTATGTCAATTACAGTTGTGTTAAGATGGATCCTGTCGTGTATTCGTCAAAGTCAATAAATATTCCAGTCTACATTTCTATCAGATTTACCGATCGTTCATTTTGGAACATGATGTTCAAACtagaaataattttgaaagactCCGGGAAAAGGGAAATTGTACATCTTGTGGTTTGGCTGTGACGATCTTACTGTAAACAAACTCCTAGTTTTAATTGTACATCTTGTGGTTTGGCTGTGACGATCTTACTGTAAACAAACTCCTAGTTTTAATTGCCTCCATCTCAGGGCTTGTGTTTCACGTGAGGTGTGATTTTGTTGTCTacacaatatgtaaataaactATGAATAACCTAACCCCCCTCTTTGATCTTTTTCAGCCCACTTTGGGAACCAATCCCATAAGTTTGGCAGCACCAGCGAACAATAATGATGCCATGGTATTGGACATGGCGACAACCAGCGTAGCTCTGGGAAAGGTGACAAACGGCGTTATGTTTTATCACTCTTCAATTAAAGTTAATTTGGCTTAAAACTGCTCTATGTTTTGGTTTATAAGTGTAAAACATTATCAAGCTTAATTTCACAATCCCTTGATGGGTATATCTTTATTAAATTTCCGCCAAATTGCTCAATTACGTCAATAATTCATCAGAAAAGTATGTagtaaacatctaaaaatagaacgtGAACTAACACTGCGCGCGCCGAGTTACATCCCCGCAAGAGTGGGTAGTTTCCCGGTGTTACAAGTGTAATTGTAATTATTGAAAACTCCGATATTGATTCTTACGTTAAATCATCATAAGGGTACATATTCTATCATTTAATATACTTGTGTAATTATTGAAAACTACGGTATTGATTCTTACGTTATAACATGATAGGTTGTAAGCCTTCAGTATGTTTGTAAAATATCGTGTTTAATTGTTTGATTGACAGATAGAACTACAGGATAGGAAAGGGCGAACCTATGCCATCAGGATGGGCTTTAGACAAAACAGGCAAGGTAACGTcgttattatattttaatttggacatctcaaataaatatttgtaccGAAACGAAAAATACCtatattattgataatatgCATTCCCAAAAGTCTATCTGGGGCATAAAACTCcaacaaaaaatcacaaatacaatataatacaaaatatctaGTAAGATTCCTTGTGTTGGGTTATGATGTCGAGGTTTAAgttattgtgttgtatatatttaccaggAAACTCATGAGCCCAGCCAGTACGCTGGTCTTCTCCCCCTCGGTGGCACAGAACAAAGCAGTAAGTAGAATTAGCACTGGAAATTAGGTTATTGTTAAAGGCCTATGGTCTACGATATTTCTCCACAAAACCATCGCCTGTTTTAAAGGCTTATGATCTACGATATTTCTCCACAAAAACATCGCCTGTTTTATGAGCTACGATATTTATCCACAAAATCATTGCTTGTTTCAAACGCATATGATCTACGTTATTTCTCCACTGAAACAATCGCCTGTTTTAAAGGCATATGATCTACGATATCCCTTGACAATTTTACGTTTTAACTGatagtactatatatatttagggatttaatcttgatttggtcgatttcatggggtcatgaattgagttgctcttgagacaaagtTAATGAATTtcgaagcagttcatgttgaaaaTAATACCACTAAGCTATCGGTTACCGATATAAGAGTTTTGCATAGTCCATGACCTAAAACATCATCACTAACGGATCTAAAGTCAGTTTTAGATCAGAGTTCGTAAAAACATGTATTCACGAATATGTCTGAGGAGGTAAGTTCGCAAAATATGGTAATTCGCGAAAGTATTATTACGTCATAGGGATCCATAATTACCTCGCACTAATACCTGTATCTTCAATATTGTAATACTTCTTAATAAATTAGTTCTAAACAAAGGATAATAACCACAACATACTCAATAAGTAGAGATTTATTTGTCAGCTAGTTACGACCCTATCGCAGGGTCTTCATCAGTAGTCAGGTTATTATCCCGTGCTTATAACTATTTTAGTGTGGAACTTGGCGTTGAGTATGGATACCGCAGAGGTATGCCGGGCAGTTGGAGCAAAATAAACTAGAGATCCACTGATTTTCTTCTGACGTTGATATTGTGTGATATATCTAGGTGGATATAATAGATGATAGTTAGGTATTATACCGTAATGCCTGTGTTGTAACAGCTGATTGATATTGTGTGACATACCTAGGTGGATATAAGGGGTACGGTCTGGCGATGATAGTAAGATAGTATACCGTAATACCTGTATTTATACCTAGGTGGATATAAGGGGTACGGTCTGGCGATGATAGTAAGATAGTATACCGTAATACCTGTATTTATACCTAGGTGGATATAAGGGGTACGGTCTAGTGATGATGGTGTTGGAGGTATTATACCGTAATACCTGTATTGTAACAGTAAATTTATATTGTGTGATATACCTAGGTGGATATAAGGGGTACGTCTGGCGATGATAGTAAGATATTATACCGTaatatctgtatttatacctaGGTGGATATAAGGGATACGGTCTGGCGATGATGGTGGAGGTATTCTGTGGTATACTATCGGGATCAGCCTTTGGTCCTAATGTCCGAAGTTGGAAGGAGTTTAACAAGAAGGCCAATTTGGTATGTAATTACTTAAACAAAAGTATATCTACGTAGATTATTATACATCATATAGCTTGAATATGACTGCCTGCCGTCGTGTAAGTGTCGAGATTTTCCTAATGGAATGATTTGCTCTCACCAAGTCCTATGCATATTAACATTTCAGTAATTTGCTAATTTGCATTTTCGGTTTGGCTCCTATTCGCTTCCTTTTGATTTTGAGATTGCACAAAGCGGTAGTCATGATTTATGTCATTtttgctagccaaggcttcagattacgttacactccacgaacccttaGCAGATAAAGTCGTGTttaaaccgtcgcgccctggaatttctgggcatccaatcaaattacgttttacattcaggcttggtttcgcagtaaacaaaaattgcgtCGCCCAGTACAAAGCTACCTTGTCGACGATGTCATGGCAATTTACCTAATTAAAGAGACGTACAATTTTTGGGGAAACATTTACAGTGTTTGGTCAATTTATAGCAGttattgatcacatatctcatcaaaatgacacaaacctccatgtgtgtttgtaaacatcaccgatgaagtacaCCAGTAacgctcgttttgattggtcgaacaTTTCATGcgtaaagggtggtaatttcgaatctccgctagaggaCCAGAACTGACCAAGGtttcgtggagtgtaacgtaatcagatgcattggctagcgaagatggatTCATGTGGGCCAAATTATCTATGacttatttatatgtatactgGACATTTACGCGAGGGGAAAATTTATGCATTACGCAGTCCTTTTGATAGCGAAAATTTCTTCCATGTGTATTATCTTGATATTAATTTGCGTAATCTCtaactacaaacgaaggtggtTCGATCGCAAAATTTACCCACACGCGTATaatcgaaatcgcgaaattaaccacCCCGCGACAATACTGACTACTCTCTTGTAGGATTTCCCCCATCCTGGATACTTCGGTTCAGTTATAACTTTATACAATGCATGACTGCCTCCTCCATTGTAGGGACAATGTTTCATTGCCATTGATCCAGAAGCCTTCGCTGACGGTTTCTCGGACAGAATGAGTTCCTTGATAGACCATTGCCGAGGCCTAGATACGGTAAGATATTGGTACATTGTCTGAAAAACCAAAGAAATACAATATTATGACCGTAAACATGGAATCAGTACTTTGAACATCTAAAACCATATTTGAATGTATCATTTCTGTTCCTTACGAACAAGGTTAACATTGGAATCATACTTTTATTTAGAATGTAACGATAGATTAGACTATATTTATACTTCCTTTCGCCGCACACAGGCAGAAGGGGAGACAGAGGTGCTAATTCCTGGTGATCCGGAAAAGAAACACATGCAGGAATGTGATGAATTAGGAGGAATTCCTTACCAtccaaatcaaatcaaattcgCGGTAGGTATTAACCTAGGATTACAGTGTTTGTTACTTATTTACATGCCACTGTTATACACTGTGTCTATGTAGGATATTTGTCGTTTTAAGGGTCATGTTAATAGCAAATCCAGCGATATCTTACAACCCTATATATCACTTCTATGACGCAGTTTAAAAAAGTAACTTTATCAATTGTCAGTATGCATTATGGATGACcatgggccttgctgttgaaATATAagttaagctgtttgtaaattttgacCTAACCTAGTGCTGGTTAACGTTTTTTCAGGACACTGTGATACACAGTATTCGTGTAGGATGTTTTGTTAAGAGGATACTGAGGCGTTTGACATCCATCTGGATAATGTATCTTTTGattaattatttgtttgttttattactGACTGACTTACCTACTTTTGGGCTTACTTTTATATTAATACGAACTTTGGTTTGGACTATCAATACTcatgtcatttaaggattgtTCATTTACTATATACTCGTTTACTCTCTCACTCGGTCGGTCGGGTGCTCACGCACTTATTTATTTTACTCGTttactcactcactcactcactcccTCGGTCGCTCAGTCGTTTTTTGTGGGTAAATATGTATTCTTTTATTCTTTTTCTCTTTAACTATTCATTTACATTGTTTCTATtatttacactgtatctatTTTTGCATTGtatctacattgtatttatttacaCTTTCTATCTTAacactgtatttatttatctatttatttatttatttatttttagtatATTTCCTCATCtacgtgtttttgttaattttactaACTAGCCTTTTGAGGgtatttttacatgtttattcATGGTTGACCTATGTATACTCACCCTTTCAATGATTATTTATTTCCAGAACGACCTGGCCGACAGACTTGGAATTAAATCGTTCGAAGTGAAGTGATTGTTACTGTCAGgttgtatgtgtgtgatatacATGTGAGTACGCGCGTGTTCTACACGTGAGACTACGGGTGTTATGCACGTGAGGGTACGGGTTTTGTACACGTTATTTAGCCATTGTTATGCACGTTCCGGTAATTTTGTCATACCGATAAAAGTGTACTGATTATAGTTTAGTATATATTAAGTCAAACGCCATGCATCTAAATCACATTAttaactagaaattgttggttaacaatttgacgggcttttcaccttcttagcataaatgacctaaaggcttggtatttcaaAAGTTAagaaaaaactatttaaaaacacttgataggtcatccgcattctagttttgaattaatctggcatctgaaataaaacgtttcaacaaatgttggacgaggggaggtaactcgtacagccttgtacgagttatctcccctcgtccaactaacgttatatctcagatgccgttatatatctgatgccaaattaattcaaaatggcgttccgcgttaatggtaaacgttaccgaaacaccaaaaaacatgaaaatcatcagaataacattttgaatcatacttaaatttctttttttggaaaaagattaaaaaatgaagattttctaaaaatagacttatttgaccccatagcgaacgcttttatttgacctctgaccctaaaacttttagtaagtaaaagctagagccaacctttaactacaaataacataattacctgacccctgtaaaatgaatacttttttaattatgggcattttaagctttttaatagatgacgtcatggcggccatcttggatttcaaatcaacttaaaaaataacataacttggccaagacaatccaaggattatttcagctaagattgagctgaataccactggtggaacttgagaagaagtttaaaatgtaaaactatttttaatatagaatatatagtggaaattcaaaatggcgtataccggaaaccgtatgtgtcacagaaaaactgaaaaggtcaaatttatcagaatgacattctacatcatactaagaactttttttggaaaaagattgaaaaatgaagattttctaaaaatggaCTAATTTAACCCCATATATAGCGaactcttttatttgacctcgATCTCTGACCTTAA encodes:
- the LOC117343536 gene encoding LOW QUALITY PROTEIN: uncharacterized oxidoreductase YjmC-like (The sequence of the model RefSeq protein was modified relative to this genomic sequence to represent the inferred CDS: deleted 1 base in 1 codon), which translates into the protein MSYGCMEAVGTKKDHAEALAELLVSADYRGHYSHGLNRLDMYVNEVKAGMTSSGQDVEPVIVKETVATALVDGNNVLGPVVGKFCIDLALKKAKETGIGWVSARGSNHFGIAGWYTIRAMEQGMLGMSFTNTSPLMVPTRAKEPTLGTNPISLAAPANNNDAMVLDMATTSVALGKIELQDRKGRPMPSGWALDKTGKETHEPSQYAGLLPLGGTEQSSGYKGYGLAMMVEVFCGILSGSAFGPNVRSWKEFNKKANLGQCFIAIDPEAFADGFSDRMSSLIDHCRGLDTAEGETEVLIPGDPEKKHMQECDELGGIPYHPNQIKFADTVIHSIRVGCFVKRILRRLTSIWIITTWPTDLELNRSK